DNA sequence from the Butyricimonas faecalis genome:
GACTCGAACGGCTATTTCGATGAGATCGAGGGCTGGTATGACAGTAACGATTAAATGGAACGGCATATCATGGACAGGAAATACAAAATCACATACTCGGGAAAAATCACGGGCAAGACCCCGAACTACATATTGAGCCTGCGGACGCATCTGAAAGGCATCTTCCCTGAAATGGAACGGTATGGTAAGGAAGAATTCGACCACGTGCTTCATTGCATCAGCTCGTTCATTGATGATTTTACCTTCAAGGTACGCAATTCCCGATACCGGGGAGACATCCTGAAAAGGACTATCAGTAACGACTGCCTGAAAGTGTTCAACCTGGGTGACGAGAAAGTGATACTGACCGTCTCCTTCACCCCGCTGGAAACATGAAACCAACAATATGACAGATATGGATAAAATACAGAAAGACAATGCGGAGCCGGGCAAAGCCCCGGACAAAATGAGCGCCGACAAGCTGCATCTGTTCGCCACCCAGTACGCCTTTATCGACGGACGGCTGCACGAGGCCGAGCAAGCCATGCTGAAATTCATGCTGGAGTTCCTGGCACAATATGGCCGCGTATCACTCGGCCTTACAGAAGAGGAGGAACTCGATGACAACAACTTCCCCGTCACGACAACCTTGTACGGGAAGCACGACACGTCCCGTATCAAGCTTACCGATGTCTACCTGACGGATGACGGGGAATATCTCCTTGCTGACGGAATAGATGCGGAGACCGGGGAAAAACGGGACGGATTCTATATCTACAGCGAACAATACGCCGATATCTTCCAGTTCGTCGGCCACGCTTCGGAGATGAACTGACGAATGAGGAACAACCATAAAACGAAATATCAATGGACTGTATCAAAGATTTACAAGACGCCATCCGCAACATTCTCGTGAACAACGGCCTTACGGAACTCTGTCTGGGAGAGCCTGACGAACTGGACGATCCCACCTATATCATCTGGTATGACAGGCACTGTGAGCCTCACGAAGACCCGGTATTGAAGGTTTACCTTGAAGATGAGGGCATTGCCGTTGAGGTCGAAGCCCGCAGTTTCGGGAACACGATAACCGTCTACGATTATGACATAGACCGTATTGAATGGTGGAAAGGCATTCATGCCAATATTCTGGAAGTGCTGGAGCGTGACGGCAAGCGCCGGTGTCCGGCCTGTGGCAGGACGGTCAAGGGGAAGCAGCGGTATTGCGGTGTCGGATGCCGTGATTTCATGACTCCCGGACCGACAGTGGAGCAGGTCGCGGAAAAAGCCAACCGGAATATCCGCAAACTGGCAAGCCTTGCCGCCGGAAAAGACAAGGCGTACCGGAAGCGGCTGATAGAGAAATATACCGTCGGTCCGTCATAAGCCGGCTTTGTTACACTAAAAAATGTATGATATTATGGCAACAAGAACCATTTACCTGACCGTACGGCTCGATATCGACAACCCGAAGGCTGATGAAATAACGGACGAAGAGGTTGACGAAATTATCAGCGAAGTGGACTATGAATTCAAAAATTACGGGGACTATGAAATCGACACGGAAATCTGCGGGAAAAATGACGAAGGTGGTCTTTAGACGCTATCCCGACGGACAGGTCATCGCCCTGTTCCCGGACATACCGTGGAGCGGACGGCGGGGTGAAATAACCTCCTACATGCATGTCGGCCAGCATGGTGCAGCCGACTATGCGGGCGTGATCGCCATGACACGGCCAGCCCATGAAAAGGAGTACCGCAACCCGCTTTCCGAACTGAGAGCCATCGGTTACGATGACCTACACATCATGCGGCGTGCAAGACCGAAATTCATAAACAGCTAAAAACAAATCTTATGTCTCATAAACCGAATGCCGTTCCTGTCTTGCAGGAGGGAACGGCCTATACAATTATACTTGACAACGGACGAAAGGTCCACGACGTAATCTATCATGCCTGTGTCGCCTCCGGCAAGTCGTATTTCGCCAAAGGCGATAAGACCTATCCCGCCGAAAAGGTGCGGAACCATTCAATCACCGGACATGCCGCATCGGACGGCTCTAGAAGGAACGGCACACCCAATCCCGACCGCTTCGCCATCACGGATGAAGTGTGCGAGGTCGTTGATGTAGTTACCACGCCGGAAACCAATCCGGAAATGTTCCGGTGTCGTGTCAAATGCCTGATGTATTCAGGCCTGTCACAAGCCGAGGCTGAGAAAGTCATCGCTTCAACGCCACTAAAGCTGGAACTCTTCTACGACGTAGGCCGTGGCAGTTTCGCTATTGACGCCGAGGCAGTTGGCAACACACCGCTGTATAATCCTTACACGGGAAAGGAAATCCCGGATGAAACTTAAGCCGAACTACATCGAATATGAGAGAACTATATATCAAGAATCTCTGCATCGAGATTACCCGACGTTGCAACATGCGCTGTACCCATTGCATGCGGGGAGATGCCGAATCCGTGGATATCCCTTTGAAACATATAAGCAACCTGCTGCGGCATGTCAGGCATATCCACCATTTCAACATCACGGGCGGCGAGCCGTCGCTTAACGTCCGGGCTATCCGTCATATACTCGGACGGGTACGTGCATACGGCATTACAGTCAATGATTTCTATATCGTGACCAACGGAGCGGCTACCTCCCGTTCCGGGGAATTCATAGCAGCCTGCGCCGCGCTGTACGAGTATCAGGAGGAAAAGGAGCAGGACTCCGGCCACATGCTCGAAATGAGCGACGACCGCTTCCATGATCCGGCAGAGCATGCCGCCACGCTCGCGGCACTTTCCCCGTATCCCTTTTTCGGAGTCCGGGGACAGGCCGAGCGTATCTTCCTTTTCCGGGAAGGCCGCAGCACGGAGGGGTTTCCGAACCCTGTTCATGGGATTTATCTTACGGAGGAGAACTACGTTTACGGCGACCTCTGTCTCAATGCTGAAGGCATGGTTCTCTCCAACGGGGACCTGAGTTATGCCCGCCAACGGGAACATGCCCTGTGTCCCTGCGGGAAACTGATGCAATATCTCCGGATGACCTTGAAAAAGCGTCAAAAAGAAAGATTGTACGAATAAATACACAAATCAAAAAACTTATGTCAATCGTATGCAGTATCTGCGGCGGCACTGGAGTGAAATGTACCGCCGTCATCGACCCGAACACCAGACAGTTCCTCGAATTTACCCGCAACGCCTTGTCGGACGGCCGGTGCAGCCAGTGCGGCAACGTTGCCCTGACCGACCCTGACGAAGTAAAAGCCGGGCTGGACAAGCTTTGGACGGAATATACGGCGCGGCATCGTGCCGCCCCTAACTACACCTGCTGCGACATTGTCCGGCATGGTGATTACGACGGGTGTGAAAAGGCGTATATCCGCATCGGAGGCCCGTCAGACGTGGTCGAGAAGTATCCGGTCGTGGCCGTGTGCCGCGACCTCGAAGAGCTCAAATCACTTGCGCTCCCTGACCCGACGCGAGAATTTACCCTCATGGGAATTCAAGGGTTCGAGTTCCACGACGTGTTGGAAAACAAGACCTACGAGATCGGGGTGGACGACCTGAAAATTCCCGTCACGACGAAAGAGGTGCTGGACTTTTACCCGGCGGAACATCGGCTGAAAGAAACGGACATCGAACAATATGCCGCGGCTTACACGGCCCGTATCAAGGCGTACAGGGAGTATACCCGTCAGCTCGACGCCACACTCGTGCGGCGGCTTCTCGACGAAGAGCGGCTGATGAAAGTCGGCGAGAGCGACGGTTTCCGCTTGAAACTCCATTTCGACTGGTTTGTCATTTTAAAGCGGGAGAACGAAAGGATGTACGCGCCTTTCAAATACGCTGTAAATGCTTATTGTCTGGATAATATCCAAACTTTCGACCGTCGTTATGTCACGCTCGAAGATGCCTTGCTCCACTGCCTGAACGGTTTCAACGAGAACGCGAACATTCCTAACCGTTACAAGTCCATCGGGCATTACCTGTCGGGGAAATCCTGACGACGGGCAGTGTATCGACGGGTTACCGGAGGCCACGGGTGCTTTCCCCTTGACCGGAATACCGTCGGAACAAGTAACAATGTAACCAAAGAATAAAAAATATGATGAATGATTATAAAATCAAGAACATTCTCGAATCCCTGAAAGAGGAGGTCGAGAACGGGAAGGTATCCCTGCGGGAAGCTGCTGTCGAACTTCATAAAGCCGGCTGGACGAATTTCATCGACATCGACGCCACGAGGAACCTACTGAAGACCCGGAATGTAACGGGGAACGGAAATGTCCCGGGAGTTTCCGACATGATGGGAAAATACCGCGAGATGAAAGCGGCGCACCCGGATGCCCTGTACATTTTCCGAAACGGGGAATCTTGTGAATTGTATGAGGATGATGCCATCGCCGCTTCCGGCATTTTGGGCATTGCCACCGCCGAACGCGTCGACGGGCAAGGGAAAGGCGTCAAGGAACTGCGGTTTTCTTTTCGTGACCTGGACGTGTATCTCCCCAAACTGATACGCGCCGGAAACCGGGTGGCTGTCTGCGAACCGAATCAAACCGGTTCGGGCAAACGAGTTTGATAACCATTAAATAACAAATATTCAAAACCCAAAGACACATGATAAAGATAACAACGATTTTCGGCGAGGACGCCGTACGGGAATATGAAGAGAACAATGAACTGCCTTCTGAAGAATGGCTGGCGGATAACGGGGGCGTCGTGGACGAGAAAGAGTTCGAGACTGAGGCGGAGTACAATGCCTACATCGCCGGGGTAAACGATGCCGACGGATGGAGTGATTATCATATCATACGCCACCGGTCGGAAGAGGCGGACACCTCGAGAGAGGAAAATCTCTGGCTACGTCTCGGAATTAGCGTCCGGGGCAGCCGGGAGGACATCGAAAGGATTCTAAACGGGGACACCGAAACCCTTCGGAAACTGCTCGATGCCGGACGTTATGGGATTGGCGGAGAGACCTATGTCCCTGGTTCGACCGTCGAGGGGTACAACGAGGACCACGACACGGAGTTCGAGGAGGAAGACGTGGAGTTCCATTTATAATAAAACCACACCATCTGCAATAATGATAACAGTAAAAGTTCTACTCGGTAAGGATACTGTAAGCATATACAGGAAAACCGGGGATATCTCGTCGGTGGAGAGCACGGCCGAATCCGGGGGATATGTGATAACCCGACATTTCGAGACCGAAGCTGAATACAAAGCCTACGCAATGGCTGTGGAAGACCTGGACGGACATGAAGACTGGCAGATGCTGGCTCCTGCCGTTACGCCGGAAGCTCCGTTCCGCAAAGGGGAATTTGTCCGGCTGACAGACGATGCAATTAAGCGGATACGTGAAAGTTTCGGGGACGGACCGGCTGACTACAGAAAGGAAATGATTTTGGAGGTGATTGCCTGGTGCCGCTATGAAGGCACATGGATCATTGAAGTCCGAGATATCCGTGAAGACGATACTCAGGAGTTCGATGCCGTTTTTCTGCGCCCCTTGACGGCACGGGATCTCGTGGCTATTTCCGCACCCCGACACCCGCTATCCACTGCGATATATCCTATTCACATCCGATAACTTAAATGATGCATGATGGAAAATATATTCATACTGCCCGGAAACGAACAGGAACTGTTTAACCGGTATTTAGATAACAACGAATACGGCCCTCTGAAAGAACGGCTGGAACTGGTCAGGAAAGCCTTGAGCAACAAGCTTTCCCCGGATGAACGCAATAAGCACGGGCTGAACGTGGGTGTGCATGAACTGTCCATGGAACGTAAGGAACTGGAAAGAAAGATATTCCAAATGGCACTCAAATCCTTTGCAGAACGGGTTTGTGACGAGCAACGCGCTCTTTGCGAACAGGGGTTCTGGCAGGCACCGTGCGGCAAAGAGGCGGAATATATCTCCTCCGCTCCGGTTCCGGACCTTGTAACGGACGTGAAGCAGTACAAGACCATTTGCCGCTGGTGGGAGAAGCTGTCCGATACCAGGAGGCTGAAGGTAGCGGCGATGTTTGCAAACGAACTGGGACCGATATACGGGCACGACACCGAAACGCTGGAACGGATTTATAGCCGCTGGTTTCTACTCTCCTTAGATGGCAAACAACGCATCTACCATTCATGGACCACAAACGAAAAACAGACTTCACCATGCCATACAAAAGCTCGGGAATAATCATCAGCGGGACACAATATGACCGCAGGCAGAAGCTCACTCCTTTTCAGAAGGCTGAAATTTTCCACCGTTACATGACAGAAGCTGTCAGCCAGCGCCAGCTTGCCCGGGAATACGGTGTCAGCCGCAGGCTGATAACCTTCATTGTGAACCCAGAAAGCGAAGAGCGGAACAAGGAACTGCTGAGAGAGAACAAGGCAAAAGGCTTGTATAAATATGACCGGAAGAAACATACCGAAAATATACGCAACCACCGTCGTTACAAACAGAGATTATTTCAAGAAGGTAAAATCATACTAAAAGATGGATAGACAATGAGAATACAGGAGAAACAAAAAGCGTTGGAACAGGAAGTTATAGCCAACCTGTGTGCGATACCGAAAATGCCGGAAAATATGTTGCCCCATACGGTATATGTCGAGGAGGAAGGGGAAGACGGGTATGGCCACGGGATACCGGTATACACCATGTACCGGTTGGAGGAGATACGCACGGACGGAAGCTGCACGCTTTACAACGCGGAAAGCCGGGAGCGTTTCACCTGCCGCCACCTGCATGAGATTAACATGGACTGGCTGGTGACAGTCTGGGAACGTTATCTGGAACTCTGTGTCGAGCAGGATATCTGGAAAGGGAATGCCGTTGCATTCCTGAAAGACCGTACCGGCAAACCGGAAGAGGAAATCATTTCATTCGTGGAAACCTCGTGGGACAAATGCCAGGCTTATACAGACAACCTCAAGGCGTTTCTTGGGGAAGATAAAGACCGGGAAATATGGATATTCTCTTTCCCGCTGGACGAATTTGAACGTGACGTTCCGGCCGGGAAAATCATCGTTGATTACGAAAATAACCCCGCAACGCGGGTTGAGAAGATGACACCGCTGGAATTTACGGCCAACATCAATGATGAATGTTTTGATGACCGGAACAATTGGGTAAGAGCCATTGAACTTCCCAAGCAGGAATAATAAACTATTTGAATCAATAAATATGATTACAAAAGAAAACATTGGCAACGAGACCTTTGAGTCTATGACCATCAATGACACGCCTGCATTGTTTACGGATATGCGGATTGACCGGAATGCCGTTCCGGAGGGACTGTACGCATACGATATCCGGGAGTCGGATGACGGGGACCGTCTGGCGACCATCGAACCGACGGTGATGGTAAATCATGGCGGAACCATCCTGACCAGGAAAGAGTTTATCACGGAAAAGGACGGCTATGTACAGATTGACGAATACGGTTTCGAGGCCTCCATGACACTGGAAGAGTGGCTTGAGGAAAACAATTAAATGTATAAAGGATATGGATATTAAGGAACTGACAGAAAGGTATCGGGATCGTTTCGATGCCCATTACCTGCAAGACGATAACGGAACCGGCAGAAAAGGTCGGAAACGGAAAAAGGAAGTTGAGACCCCGAATTTTCTCAAGGATGTTATCCGGCCGATCCTGGACACTTTGCCGGACTTGTTGCCGGAGTACGGGTTCACCAAAACTACGGATGATTACGCCATGTACGGCGAGTATTACCGTATCAAGGCGGGTATCGTCCTCGTGGGAGGTTTTTCCATCGATGAGGATTTTAACCTGTACTTCACGCCATTGTTCCATGGCAAAGCCTGCGGTAAGAGTCACAAAATCGACAGCATCGGACAACTCGTTGAAATCATCCGCGAACAATTTGAAAGAAGGGAGGTGAAGATGAAAGGATAGTTTCATGCAATAGACATGGGTCGTTCCGTAATTTATTGTATATTTGTCAGATGAAGAAAGTCTGTATATGTATTTCGGACGAAAGCCCGGCAGTTGAACGGATTACAGGCACTTTCATGTTTGGCTGACATCAAACCTAATATATCTATTTGATATGAAAAAGGAAGAGATTATTCGCCGCTGTTACGGCGGCATGAAGGAAAGGCATGGCGTGGAAACCATCATCCTTTTCCATGTCGGAGATTCATTCGAGGCGTATTTTGATGATGCCGAAACGATTACCCGGATCACGGAAGTGCCCCGGTTCAAGATGACGGCGGCAGGTATACCTGCCATCAGGATTTCCGACGCCGCCTTGGAAGAATGTAGAAACCGGTTGCTGGATGCAGGATGCAAGGTATGCGTGTCCGAGGTCCGGGGGGTATCCGGCCGCCACATTCTCAAAATCAATGAAACAAATACGGAAACGGGCCGATGAATTGATATTGATAGCGGCAGCAATAGGTCCTTGGACACTGTTGGTGGTAGCGGTATTAATCATCGGAACGCTGAAATGCTGTCTGACCACGGACTCGGACAGCATTGACGAAAGTATCAACAAATCACCGGGGATAGTCGCGCATGTCATGGTACTGGACAGTACGGATAATGGTTTTCGGGTGGTTTATGCGACGGCTGCGCCGGTAACGGATGAAAGGTTTGCCGAGATATGCGACAGGCCGGGTATTTTGGAGGGGTTCGAGAACCTGAAACGGAAAGCTCCCGAACACTTTGGCGGCAACCTGCTGGAAACCGACATCTGTGACTTCGCGTTGTACGCCTACCGGTTTCCTATCGATAAGGACGTACGGATACACAATATCTTTGTCGCCGGTAAAGAGAAAATGGACTTCTATGTCCGGAACAACCCGGACCTGCCCGGGTGCGCTACATGGATGCACCACGGTACGGAACAAGGGAACCAATATCTGAATGCTGACGATATAAATCACTGTATACCCAACGGAAGGCGGATTTACCGTTATTGGAAATGCCGTTATCTACTGCAAACTTCTGATACTGACGAGCGTTTCAGTCATTTTACAGAGGAGGAAAGGCTGTACTGAATGCAGCCTTTTCTCTATATATATTACACATAACCATCTGAAAATTAATAACTAAAACGTTTTGTTGGCGTGAAAAATTGGCATATATTTGTATGGAAAAGTGACCCATTGAAAACAGATTGTCAATTGAAAGCAATAGATTGAATATGAAAGAACAGTAATATGACATCGGAAAAATCGCAACTGAAGTTTGCGAGATCGGAAGAGACGGGCGAACTGATAGGGTTCGTTTCGCGCCATTCCAAGACACGTAAATTGATGGGAGTCCGTGAAGACTCAAGATTCGGCAAGCAGATTTGTGTCCTTTCGGAAGACCTGAAAGGAACTCTCGAGCCAAACATACTATACTCGGTAGAGTTGAAACCCATGCACAAAGCCAACGGGTATGTAGTCGTTGCCGCTACCCCCGTGTTATTTCAGGCGCATGTGGAAACAGTGATCGTCCCGAAGACATTGTATCAAGTAACTGTGACGTTCGGCAACAAAAAGATTTTCTTCGACCCGAAAGACGGCAAGAGCGTAATGAGCCGCACAATAGACGGTGTGCTGGAAATCCTCAAGGGACGCAAGGATATCAAGTACAAGGAAGGTGTCATCACCGACTATCTGAATCAGGCGCGTGCTCTGGTACGACGTATGGAATCCGACGGGTTCATCTATACGGGAGACAGACATCAGGGAGGAATTCAATGAAAGAAAAACCGGTCGTGGGTATTGCGACCGACGGTGCCCATTCTGCAAAAGAGAGGTTGACACGCTTCCGGGCTGTCGACCTCTCTTCAGGAAAAGAACTCTTTTCCAAAGCTATCGGTAACTGGACGAACAATATCGGGGAGTTTCTCGGCATTGTCGAGGCGGTCAGATATGTCATGGAACATCCGGAAAGTCCGCGAACAATCTACTCGGACAGCATTACAGCCATCACGTGGTATCGTAACAAACAGACAGCCTCTTCACGCAGATGCCCGGCATTGCAGAAAGCGGAGATATTCCTCAAAGTGATGGAGGCAAGAATCAAGGACATCGAAGTGCTGCACTGGGACAACCGCCTGTGGGGTGAGATTCCTGCCGACTTCGGAAACAAATAACAACATCAATATGGCAAAATTAAAATCACAGTCACAGAAATATGTTGAGCTGAAGGAGGAAGACTACCTGTTGCTCATCGAGAATACCATCAAGATGGAAGCCCTGAAGATTGCCGGTATCGAAAAGATGCCCATATACAAGGCTATGGAACATATCCTTGAACACGAGCACATCGACCTGCTCGTCAAACCCGTTTCAAGGAGATATTCTTGATTTTTTTAGGTGGACAATAATACACCCCACAAGCAAAATCAATGCTTATCAGTACCAAATGATAGTATATAATAACAATTAATGTAAATCAATGCAAATCAGATGATTAAGAAAGTGGCGCATGTACGGAATTATCTATACCATACATGCGCCACTTTGCTCTATACACTTTTTGATTTCCTTGATTGATAAAAGAAGGTTCTTTTCCAGTGTTTTACAATCCGACTTTTTTATATACTTTTGTCTTCAGTATCAGTTGGTTATTGAAACCCTCTATGTATGCTTATAAGTAGAGATTAGCTTTTTTAAGCGAAACTAACTACTGGTTATCAATCAATTATCAAACAAAAAAAGTTTGCCCATAGTCAGTCTTTTAATGACTACCACCCCTAACCCCTCCTTGCACAGGAGGGGAAACCGCTTGGTAATCAACCCTCCCCCTGTGTAAGGGGGAGTTGGAGGGGGTAGCTTGTTGATAGGAATAAGACTTGTTAGATAGTCCCTTTTTATATCGCAATTTCCGCTCAAACAACCTACTTCACCTTCACCCATTTTACTGCATCCGCCACCACCACTTGAGCGTACTTGTCGTTTCCCCATTTCTCTGTCACCTCAAACGAAGACATACCCCTATCATCCAAAACCACTCGAGATTTCCCTGCAGACAAATCAAATACCCCCAACGACCCCCATCCGGTATCGTCCCTTGTCCTCTCCAGCTCGATTTCTTTGCTTCCCTCCGGGGTGTCAACAGTATAATAATTTTTCATTCCCGGATAATTTGATTCATAGCTACATTCCCAAGCTCCGGCACTAACACGAGATTGATAAACAAAGATCTCGTATTTACCCGTTTCCGGAAGATCTGTTGTCCATATCGCCTTACAATTCCCATTTCCGGCGATCTTGATAAAGGCACTCAGAATCTCCTCTCCGTAAACCCCATCTTGCTTTATAAACGGTCTTCCCCACGACCCCTTCTTGAAATCCGA
Encoded proteins:
- a CDS encoding radical SAM protein gives rise to the protein MRELYIKNLCIEITRRCNMRCTHCMRGDAESVDIPLKHISNLLRHVRHIHHFNITGGEPSLNVRAIRHILGRVRAYGITVNDFYIVTNGAATSRSGEFIAACAALYEYQEEKEQDSGHMLEMSDDRFHDPAEHAATLAALSPYPFFGVRGQAERIFLFREGRSTEGFPNPVHGIYLTEENYVYGDLCLNAEGMVLSNGDLSYARQREHALCPCGKLMQYLRMTLKKRQKERLYE
- a CDS encoding MutS N-terminal domain-containing protein; this encodes MMNDYKIKNILESLKEEVENGKVSLREAAVELHKAGWTNFIDIDATRNLLKTRNVTGNGNVPGVSDMMGKYREMKAAHPDALYIFRNGESCELYEDDAIAASGILGIATAERVDGQGKGVKELRFSFRDLDVYLPKLIRAGNRVAVCEPNQTGSGKRV
- a CDS encoding helix-turn-helix domain-containing protein, producing the protein MPYKSSGIIISGTQYDRRQKLTPFQKAEIFHRYMTEAVSQRQLAREYGVSRRLITFIVNPESEERNKELLRENKAKGLYKYDRKKHTENIRNHRRYKQRLFQEGKIILKDG
- a CDS encoding LPD28 domain-containing protein, giving the protein MITKENIGNETFESMTINDTPALFTDMRIDRNAVPEGLYAYDIRESDDGDRLATIEPTVMVNHGGTILTRKEFITEKDGYVQIDEYGFEASMTLEEWLEENN
- a CDS encoding MutS N-terminal domain-containing protein; the encoded protein is MKKEEIIRRCYGGMKERHGVETIILFHVGDSFEAYFDDAETITRITEVPRFKMTAAGIPAIRISDAALEECRNRLLDAGCKVCVSEVRGVSGRHILKINETNTETGR
- a CDS encoding ribonuclease H family protein, which codes for MKEKPVVGIATDGAHSAKERLTRFRAVDLSSGKELFSKAIGNWTNNIGEFLGIVEAVRYVMEHPESPRTIYSDSITAITWYRNKQTASSRRCPALQKAEIFLKVMEARIKDIEVLHWDNRLWGEIPADFGNK